A part of Quatrionicoccus australiensis genomic DNA contains:
- the pabB gene encoding aminodeoxychorismate synthase component I, which yields MALDYELGHVLEPRSAPPGGQSGPERPLARFWRFAECRRLDAAAADAWLLRQQDEAAAGIGGCRPALDEKQYCAAVDRIKRYISDGDCYQVNFTFPLHFDWFGSPLALYARLRQRQPVRYGGFVGDATQAVVSLSPELFLERRGDRLLTRPMKGTAPRSAPPETLRNSAKDCAENLMIVDLLRNDLGRVASNGSVHVDKLFEVEDYPSVWQMVSEVSADVAGRSFADILPALFPCGSITGAPKIRAMQIANELENGPRGLYTGALGWLAPDGDFRLNVAIRTLELTADGSGKLGIGSGIVADSEPAAEWRECQLKAGFLRDCDPGLQLIETLRRENGIYPMWTGHLARLRRSTEWLGFPLDEQALFRELGAQPRSGTWRVRLTLDKAGAIVVQSFPLDAVPPVLRQAALATERIESNDPLRRHKTTARHLYDAALAGLPAGSPVFDLVFLNERGEVAEGARSNVFVERDGMLLTPPLASGALPGVLRAELLARGKACEAVLYPADLKNGFWLGNALRGLMPVELV from the coding sequence ATGGCGCTCGACTACGAGCTCGGGCATGTGCTCGAACCCCGTTCAGCACCGCCCGGCGGGCAATCGGGGCCGGAACGTCCGCTCGCCCGCTTCTGGCGCTTCGCCGAGTGTCGCCGGCTGGATGCCGCAGCAGCCGATGCCTGGTTGCTGCGCCAACAGGACGAGGCTGCGGCCGGGATCGGCGGCTGCCGGCCGGCGCTCGATGAAAAACAGTACTGCGCAGCGGTCGACCGGATAAAACGCTACATTTCCGACGGCGATTGCTACCAGGTCAATTTCACCTTTCCGCTGCATTTCGACTGGTTCGGCTCGCCACTGGCGCTTTATGCCCGCCTGCGCCAGCGTCAGCCGGTGCGTTACGGCGGCTTCGTCGGCGATGCGACGCAAGCCGTGGTCAGCCTGTCGCCCGAGCTGTTTCTCGAGCGGCGCGGCGACCGCCTGCTGACCCGGCCGATGAAGGGCACGGCGCCGCGCAGTGCGCCGCCCGAAACGCTGCGCAATTCGGCCAAGGATTGCGCCGAGAACCTGATGATCGTCGATTTGCTGCGCAACGACCTCGGCCGCGTTGCAAGCAACGGCAGCGTCCATGTCGACAAGCTGTTCGAGGTCGAGGATTACCCGAGCGTCTGGCAGATGGTGTCGGAAGTCTCGGCCGACGTTGCCGGGCGCAGTTTCGCCGACATCCTGCCGGCGCTGTTTCCCTGCGGTTCGATTACCGGCGCGCCGAAGATCCGCGCCATGCAGATCGCGAATGAACTGGAAAACGGGCCGCGCGGCCTGTACACCGGTGCGCTCGGCTGGCTGGCGCCGGATGGCGACTTCCGCCTCAACGTGGCGATCCGCACGCTCGAACTGACGGCTGACGGTAGCGGCAAGCTCGGCATCGGCAGCGGCATCGTCGCCGATTCCGAGCCGGCTGCCGAATGGCGCGAATGCCAGCTGAAGGCAGGCTTCCTGCGCGATTGCGATCCGGGCCTGCAACTGATCGAAACCCTGCGCCGGGAAAACGGCATTTATCCGATGTGGACCGGTCATCTTGCGCGTCTGCGCCGTTCCACCGAATGGCTGGGTTTTCCGTTGGATGAGCAGGCGCTGTTCCGGGAGCTTGGGGCACAGCCGCGCAGCGGCACCTGGCGCGTGCGCCTGACGCTGGACAAGGCGGGCGCAATCGTCGTCCAGTCCTTCCCGCTCGATGCGGTGCCGCCGGTGCTGCGCCAGGCTGCGCTGGCGACTGAACGTATCGAATCGAACGATCCCTTGCGCCGCCACAAGACGACGGCGCGCCATCTCTACGATGCTGCCTTGGCCGGCTTGCCGGCCGGTTCACCGGTTTTCGACCTGGTTTTCCTCAACGAGCGCGGCGAAGTGGCGGAGGGCGCACGCAGCAATGTCTTTGTCGAGCGCGACGGCATGCTGCTGACGCCACCGCTGGCGAGCGGTGCCTTGCCCGGCGTCTTGCGTGCCGAGTTGCTGGCCAGGGGCAAGGCGTGCGAGGCGGTGCTTTATCCGGCCGATCTCAAGAATGGATTCTGGCTGGGCAATGCCCTGCGCGGCCTGATGCCGGTCGAACTGGTCTGA
- the lptF gene encoding LPS export ABC transporter permease LptF, which translates to MIFERAVRREFAQAAVGINVALLAILASILLLRMLKEAVGGRIVPEAVASMLGLAMLNLMPLLLTLMLFVSILLTLTRAYRDSEMVVWFSSGLPLTAWVRPVLRFSLPVVLAIALFSGFLSPWANYNTAEYRQKMAARSDVSQVSPGTFREAKNGLRVFFVEALAEDASHVGNVFVASVQGGKLGVVMSNSGHQEVAANGDRFVVLEHGRRYEVEPGSPEFKVMEFERYRVRTEEKEAAPAERSPTRQPITELIFDDSNQARGELLWRIGMPLSALILALLAIPLSYVNPRAGRSANMLIAVLIYATYSNLLSVSQAWVAQGKLSFWIGVWAVHALMLLPLLLLFYRRIALRLPWQRRIV; encoded by the coding sequence ATGATATTCGAGCGCGCCGTACGCCGCGAGTTCGCTCAGGCAGCCGTGGGCATCAATGTTGCCCTGCTGGCTATCCTGGCTTCCATATTGTTGCTCCGCATGCTCAAAGAAGCAGTCGGCGGACGCATCGTGCCCGAGGCTGTCGCCTCGATGCTCGGGCTGGCAATGTTGAATCTGATGCCCCTGTTGCTGACCTTGATGCTTTTTGTGTCAATTCTGCTCACTTTGACGCGTGCCTATCGTGACTCCGAGATGGTTGTCTGGTTTTCCAGTGGCTTGCCATTGACAGCCTGGGTGCGCCCCGTGCTCCGTTTTTCCTTGCCGGTGGTGCTGGCGATTGCGCTTTTTTCGGGTTTTCTCTCGCCGTGGGCAAATTACAACACCGCTGAATACCGACAGAAAATGGCTGCTCGCAGTGATGTTTCCCAGGTTTCACCCGGAACATTCCGTGAAGCAAAAAACGGCTTGCGTGTTTTTTTCGTTGAGGCGCTGGCAGAGGATGCAAGCCATGTCGGGAATGTATTCGTTGCTTCTGTCCAGGGGGGCAAGCTGGGCGTCGTGATGTCGAACTCGGGGCATCAGGAAGTCGCGGCGAATGGCGATCGTTTCGTCGTGCTCGAGCATGGCCGCCGCTATGAAGTCGAGCCGGGCAGCCCGGAGTTCAAGGTCATGGAATTTGAGCGCTACCGGGTGCGCACCGAAGAAAAAGAGGCGGCGCCTGCCGAGCGTTCGCCAACCCGCCAGCCGATCACAGAGCTGATTTTTGACGACAGCAATCAGGCGCGTGGCGAATTGCTGTGGCGAATCGGCATGCCGCTTTCGGCGCTGATCCTTGCCTTGTTGGCAATACCGCTTTCCTATGTCAATCCGCGGGCCGGGCGTTCAGCCAACATGTTGATTGCCGTGCTGATTTATGCAACCTACAGCAACCTGCTCTCGGTCAGTCAGGCCTGGGTGGCCCAGGGCAAGCTCTCCTTCTGGATTGGCGTCTGGGCGGTGCATGCGCTGATGCTGTTGCCGCTGCTGTTGCTCTTTTACCGGCGGATCGCCTTGCGATTGCCCTGGCAGCGGAGAATTGTCTGA
- a CDS encoding valine--tRNA ligase produces the protein MELAKAFEPADIERRWYPEWESRNYFAAGVDSSKAPDENFCILLPPPNVTGTLHMGHGFNQTIMDALTRYYRMRGHNTLWQPGTDHAGIATQIVVERQLDAQGISRHDLGREKFLEKVWEWKEYSGNTITKQMRRMGTSPDWKRERFTMDAGLNKVVTETFVRLFNEGLIYRGKRLVNWDPKLNTAVSDLEVVQEEEDGFMWHIRYPLADGSDSLVVATTRPETMLGDTAVMVHPEDERYKHMIGKMVKLPLTGREIPIIADSYVDLEFGTGCVKVTPAHDFNDYAVGQRHGLPMISILTLDAKINDEAPEKYRGLDRFDARKAVVADLEEQGILIKVDKHKLKVPRGDRTNVVIEPMLTDQWFVAMSKPGEDGKSITEKALDVVHSGEIKFYPENWVNTYNQWLNNIQDWCISRQLWWGHQIPAWYGDNGEIFVAHSEEEARAEAAKQGYSGALKRDDDVLDTWFSSALWPFSTLDWTGDAALDAANPILQQYLPSTVLVTGFDIIFFWVARMVMMTKQITGQIPFKHVYVHGLIRDGEGQKMSKSKGNVLDPIDLIDGIDLEKLIEKRTTGLMNPKQAESIAKKTKKEFPEGIAAFGTDALRFTFASLASPGRDIKFDLGRCDGYRNFCNKLWNATRFVLMNVEGHDLALDHQQGAGNGECAAVDGEKRLKFSFADRWIVSQLQRVEQEVERHFTDYRFDLIAQAIYKFVWDEFCDWYLEIAKVEIQTGDEAQQRGARRTLIRTLEAVLRLAHPLIPFITEELWQTVAPIAGRKTHDSIMLAAYPRADLARLDQASEAKVERLKALAYACRNLRGEMNVSPALRMPLLVAGGGDEMADFAPILQALGKLSEVQLVDDMPADAMAPVAVVGETRLMLKVEIDVAAEKVRLAKEIEKLEKQIAIAQGKLDNEGFVARAPAAVIDQEKQRVADFTATLEKLKPQLAKLG, from the coding sequence ATGGAACTCGCCAAAGCCTTTGAACCAGCCGATATCGAACGCCGCTGGTACCCCGAATGGGAATCCCGCAACTACTTCGCTGCCGGCGTAGACAGCAGCAAGGCCCCGGACGAAAATTTCTGCATCCTGCTGCCGCCGCCCAACGTCACCGGCACGCTGCATATGGGCCATGGCTTCAACCAGACGATCATGGACGCGCTGACCCGCTACTACCGGATGCGCGGCCACAACACGCTGTGGCAGCCGGGTACCGACCACGCCGGTATCGCGACGCAGATCGTTGTCGAGCGCCAGTTGGATGCGCAAGGTATTTCGCGCCATGACCTCGGCCGCGAGAAGTTCCTGGAAAAGGTCTGGGAATGGAAGGAATACTCCGGCAACACCATCACCAAGCAGATGCGCCGCATGGGCACCAGCCCGGACTGGAAGCGCGAACGCTTCACGATGGATGCCGGTCTCAACAAGGTCGTTACCGAAACCTTCGTCCGCCTCTTTAACGAAGGCCTGATCTACCGCGGCAAGCGCCTGGTGAACTGGGACCCGAAGCTGAACACCGCCGTCTCCGACCTCGAAGTCGTGCAGGAGGAAGAAGACGGCTTCATGTGGCACATCCGCTATCCGCTGGCCGATGGCAGCGATAGCCTGGTGGTCGCCACGACGCGTCCGGAAACCATGCTCGGCGACACCGCCGTGATGGTGCATCCGGAAGACGAGCGCTACAAGCACATGATCGGCAAGATGGTGAAACTGCCGCTGACCGGTCGCGAAATCCCGATCATCGCCGACAGCTACGTCGATCTCGAGTTCGGCACGGGCTGCGTCAAGGTCACGCCGGCGCATGACTTCAACGACTATGCCGTTGGTCAGCGCCACGGTTTGCCGATGATTTCCATCCTGACCCTGGATGCGAAGATCAACGATGAAGCCCCGGAAAAATACCGCGGCCTCGACCGCTTCGACGCCCGCAAGGCCGTTGTTGCCGACCTCGAGGAACAAGGCATCCTGATCAAGGTCGACAAGCACAAGCTCAAGGTGCCGCGCGGCGACCGGACCAATGTCGTCATCGAGCCGATGCTCACCGATCAGTGGTTCGTCGCCATGTCCAAGCCGGGCGAAGACGGCAAGTCGATCACCGAGAAGGCGCTCGACGTCGTGCATTCTGGCGAGATCAAGTTCTACCCGGAAAACTGGGTCAATACCTACAACCAGTGGCTGAACAACATCCAGGACTGGTGTATTTCGCGCCAACTCTGGTGGGGCCACCAGATTCCGGCCTGGTACGGCGACAACGGCGAGATTTTTGTCGCCCACAGCGAAGAAGAAGCCCGCGCCGAAGCGGCCAAACAAGGCTACAGCGGCGCCCTCAAGCGTGACGACGACGTCCTCGACACCTGGTTCTCCTCCGCCCTGTGGCCGTTCTCGACCCTGGACTGGACCGGCGACGCGGCACTCGACGCGGCCAACCCGATATTGCAGCAATATCTGCCGTCGACCGTGCTGGTCACGGGTTTTGACATCATCTTCTTCTGGGTCGCGCGCATGGTCATGATGACCAAGCAGATCACCGGCCAGATCCCGTTCAAGCACGTTTATGTGCATGGCCTGATCCGCGACGGCGAAGGTCAGAAGATGTCGAAGTCCAAGGGCAACGTGCTCGACCCGATCGACCTGATCGACGGCATCGACCTCGAAAAGCTGATCGAAAAGCGCACCACCGGCCTGATGAATCCGAAACAGGCGGAAAGCATCGCCAAGAAGACCAAGAAGGAATTCCCGGAAGGCATCGCCGCCTTCGGCACCGACGCGCTGCGCTTCACCTTCGCCTCGCTCGCCAGCCCGGGCCGCGACATCAAGTTCGACCTCGGCCGTTGCGACGGTTACCGCAATTTCTGCAACAAGCTGTGGAACGCGACGCGCTTCGTGCTGATGAATGTCGAAGGCCACGACCTCGCCCTCGATCACCAGCAAGGCGCCGGCAACGGCGAATGCGCAGCGGTCGACGGCGAAAAACGCCTCAAATTCAGTTTTGCCGACCGCTGGATCGTCAGCCAGCTGCAGCGCGTCGAACAGGAAGTCGAACGCCACTTCACCGACTACCGTTTCGACCTGATCGCCCAGGCCATCTACAAGTTCGTCTGGGACGAGTTCTGCGACTGGTACCTGGAAATCGCCAAGGTCGAGATCCAGACCGGCGACGAAGCGCAGCAGCGCGGCGCCCGCCGCACCCTGATCCGTACGCTGGAAGCCGTGCTGCGCCTGGCGCATCCGCTGATTCCCTTCATCACCGAAGAACTGTGGCAGACCGTCGCCCCGATCGCCGGGCGCAAGACGCACGACTCGATCATGCTCGCCGCCTACCCGCGCGCCGACCTCGCCCGCCTCGACCAGGCCTCCGAAGCCAAGGTCGAGCGCCTCAAAGCCCTCGCCTACGCCTGCCGCAACCTGCGCGGCGAGATGAACGTCTCGCCCGCCCTGCGCATGCCGCTGCTGGTTGCCGGCGGCGGCGACGAGATGGCCGACTTCGCGCCCATCCTGCAAGCTCTGGGTAAGCTGTCCGAGGTACAACTGGTGGACGACATGCCGGCTGATGCCATGGCGCCGGTCGCCGTGGTTGGCGAAACCCGGCTCATGCTCAAGGTCGAGATCGACGTCGCCGCCGAAAAGGTTCGCCTGGCCAAGGAAATCGAGAAGCTGGAAAAGCAGATTGCTATCGCCCAGGGCAAGCTGGACAACGAAGGCTTCGTCGCGCGCGCCCCGGCTGCCGTGATCGATCAGGAAAAGCAGCGGGTGGCCGACTTCACGGCGACGCTGGAAAAACTCAAGCCGCAGCTTGCCAAGCTCGGCTAA
- a CDS encoding glycosyltransferase family 39 protein, with product MSKPSPSGLAGRTGFPFTLPGVLLVVAIYTLIHATTRWLASGNLGEDDPLDNLLVQTLAPGYSIEHGPLYDWLLWLLQHLLGTGLVSFLALKYSLLTAIAGFVFLITQRLTRSALWAFIAVESLASVYQIFWRLHEGFTHRVGAMALALATLWAMLRLLEHGTWRNYLLFAMLTGLGLLTEPSFACFLIALLLAGTMQAAIRQRLFSWQMLAVTPLTLLIVAPYLLWLLAEPQRLHTLLATYRPDFTSHTLSRLLGSVRDAATFPILVLAPYILILPAVFPSLLKNIFTQTAFRPTRTVDHDPKLFLVHILLFELAGIMLVNGLVYSRAGYAVHSILPMLVMAIPWLTAKAQETQPSARRIKVFMAILLAFTATAYGVRSGNLFVQEPFCSRCRWGIPYTELAQEIRAQGFTEGTLISNNVQIAGNLRRFFPESRILLTGQDNPPPDRNKQIALVWGVSDQDIALPASFKTLLPSSQNATNARLIAAPWHHLWKPSGYRQATWGVLLIEPGAPQDQ from the coding sequence ATGAGCAAACCATCGCCGTCCGGCCTCGCCGGGCGAACCGGATTTCCCTTTACGCTGCCCGGCGTTCTGCTGGTGGTGGCGATTTATACGCTGATCCACGCCACGACCCGCTGGCTGGCCTCGGGCAATCTCGGCGAAGACGATCCGCTCGACAATCTTCTGGTCCAGACACTCGCTCCCGGCTACAGCATCGAACACGGTCCGCTTTATGACTGGCTGCTCTGGTTGCTGCAGCACCTCCTCGGCACTGGTCTGGTCAGTTTTCTGGCACTCAAATATTCACTGCTGACGGCTATCGCCGGCTTTGTCTTCCTGATCACCCAGCGCCTCACCCGAAGCGCCTTATGGGCCTTCATTGCGGTCGAATCGCTGGCCTCGGTTTACCAGATCTTCTGGCGTCTGCACGAAGGCTTCACGCACCGGGTCGGCGCCATGGCGCTGGCACTGGCGACCTTGTGGGCCATGCTGCGCCTGCTGGAGCATGGCACCTGGCGCAATTACCTGCTTTTTGCCATGTTGACCGGTCTGGGCCTGCTGACCGAGCCGAGCTTTGCCTGCTTCCTGATCGCGCTGCTGCTCGCCGGCACGATGCAAGCAGCCATTCGCCAGCGCCTGTTCTCGTGGCAAATGCTGGCCGTCACCCCGCTCACACTACTGATCGTCGCCCCTTACCTGCTCTGGCTGCTGGCTGAACCGCAACGCCTGCATACGCTGCTCGCCACGTATCGCCCCGATTTCACCAGCCATACCCTGAGCAGGCTATTGGGCAGCGTGCGCGACGCCGCCACCTTCCCCATTCTGGTGCTCGCGCCCTACATCCTGATCCTGCCGGCAGTATTCCCCTCCCTTCTGAAAAACATCTTCACGCAGACCGCATTTCGCCCGACCCGGACGGTCGACCATGATCCCAAGCTGTTTCTTGTGCATATCCTGCTTTTCGAGCTGGCCGGCATCATGCTCGTCAATGGCCTGGTTTATTCGCGCGCCGGCTACGCCGTGCACAGCATCCTGCCCATGCTCGTCATGGCCATTCCCTGGCTGACCGCCAAGGCTCAGGAGACACAACCCTCGGCACGGCGGATCAAGGTGTTCATGGCCATTCTGCTCGCCTTCACGGCGACCGCTTATGGCGTGCGCTCGGGCAATCTTTTCGTGCAGGAACCTTTCTGCTCGCGCTGCCGCTGGGGCATTCCGTATACCGAACTGGCGCAGGAAATCCGCGCCCAGGGCTTTACGGAGGGCACTCTGATCAGCAACAACGTGCAGATCGCCGGCAACCTGCGCCGTTTCTTCCCGGAATCGCGCATTTTGCTGACCGGCCAGGACAACCCGCCCCCCGACCGCAACAAGCAGATTGCGCTTGTCTGGGGCGTTTCCGACCAGGACATTGCGCTGCCGGCGAGTTTCAAGACCCTGCTCCCGAGTAGCCAGAATGCCACCAATGCCCGGTTGATTGCAGCCCCCTGGCATCACCTGTGGAAACCGAGCGGCTATCGACAAGCCACCTGGGGCGTCCTGTTGATCGAACCGGGTGCGCCACAGGATCAGTGA
- the lptG gene encoding LPS export ABC transporter permease LptG — MFRLDLYQRYLMREIFAAIFLVLLAFISLFAFFDLINELRSIGKNGYQLYQAMFFVALSLPGLVYELIPIAALIGTLYALSTLARHSEITVLRASGLATRDLLMTLFRVAGLLALLIFLVGEALVPFSERVAQEMKARAMSEVIAQQGFESGLWVKDGRSFVNIRQATPDARLQGVRIYKFDDAGALESVTDAEEASFVPPGHWLLKTVVRTVLEGDTSRVERLPGSEWNSAVNPDLLSVLMVAPERMSLYGLFNYTRHLLENHQKTERYEIAIWKKLVYPLATLVMVALALPFGYSHSRVGGVSLKIFAGVMMGMLFYALNGLFSNLGIINSWPPFASATAPSALFLLAATGMLWWVERR; from the coding sequence ATGTTCCGGCTTGATCTGTACCAGCGGTATTTGATGCGCGAGATCTTTGCTGCGATCTTTCTCGTGCTGCTTGCCTTTATTTCCCTTTTTGCCTTTTTTGACCTGATCAACGAATTGCGCAGTATCGGCAAGAATGGCTACCAGCTTTATCAGGCAATGTTTTTTGTCGCTCTCAGTCTGCCTGGGCTGGTGTATGAGTTGATTCCGATTGCTGCCCTGATCGGGACGCTTTACGCCTTGTCGACGCTGGCGCGCCATTCCGAAATTACCGTGCTGCGCGCCTCCGGGCTGGCGACGCGGGATTTGCTGATGACGCTGTTCCGGGTGGCCGGCCTGCTCGCCCTGCTGATCTTTCTGGTCGGCGAAGCCCTGGTGCCCTTTTCCGAGCGTGTTGCCCAGGAAATGAAGGCGCGGGCGATGAGCGAAGTTATTGCCCAGCAGGGATTCGAGTCGGGTTTGTGGGTCAAGGACGGGCGCAGCTTCGTCAATATTCGTCAGGCGACGCCGGATGCCAGGCTGCAGGGAGTCAGAATCTACAAGTTTGACGATGCTGGTGCGCTGGAGTCAGTCACCGATGCCGAGGAGGCCAGTTTTGTTCCGCCCGGACACTGGTTGCTCAAGACGGTCGTCAGAACGGTACTGGAGGGCGATACCTCGCGTGTCGAGCGTTTGCCCGGCAGCGAATGGAATTCAGCGGTCAACCCGGATTTGTTGTCGGTTTTGATGGTTGCACCGGAACGCATGTCATTGTATGGGCTGTTCAATTACACGCGGCATCTGCTGGAAAATCACCAGAAGACCGAACGCTACGAAATTGCCATCTGGAAGAAGCTGGTTTATCCGCTGGCAACCCTGGTGATGGTGGCGCTTGCCCTGCCTTTCGGCTATTCGCATAGCCGGGTTGGCGGAGTGAGCCTGAAGATCTTCGCCGGGGTGATGATGGGTATGCTGTTCTACGCCCTGAATGGCCTTTTTTCCAATCTGGGCATCATCAACTCCTGGCCGCCTTTTGCCAGTGCCACTGCGCCTTCGGCCTTGTTCCTGCTGGCGGCCACCGGCATGCTCTGGTGGGTGGAGCGGCGCTGA
- a CDS encoding RDD family protein: protein MPSQIASLGRRLTCLLYESLVVFSILLIGFLIPQSVFFAFGLQLGGKVLMLHIWLLLMFYFVWSWLNGRQTLPMKTWKLALSTADGSSLRPTQALLRYLAAWPSIGCFGIGIIWAVFDKDKQFLHDRIAGTRIISTNG from the coding sequence ATGCCCAGCCAAATCGCCAGTCTCGGCCGTCGCCTGACCTGTCTGCTGTATGAAAGCCTGGTCGTATTCTCCATCCTGCTGATCGGCTTCCTGATCCCGCAATCGGTATTCTTTGCCTTTGGCCTGCAACTTGGCGGCAAAGTACTCATGTTGCACATCTGGCTGTTGCTGATGTTTTATTTCGTCTGGTCCTGGCTGAATGGCAGGCAAACATTGCCAATGAAGACCTGGAAGCTCGCCCTGAGCACGGCCGACGGCAGCAGCCTGCGCCCGACCCAGGCCCTGCTCCGCTACCTGGCGGCCTGGCCGAGCATTGGCTGTTTCGGCATCGGCATTATCTGGGCGGTATTTGACAAGGATAAACAGTTCCTGCACGACCGGATCGCAGGCACCCGCATCATCTCGACAAACGGCTGA
- a CDS encoding leucyl aminopeptidase — MEFSIKSGSPEKQRSACVVVGVFEPRKPTLSAELLDKAANGYISDIIRRGDMEGKAGSTLLLHNVPGTLCDRVLLVGLGKEKDFREKEFINAARLAIKTLNETGAFDATIFLTELAVKKRSIAWRVRQTAMIAQDVTYKFDQFKSKKDEVRRPLRKLTIGVERRNELGLAEEALNQGLAIAEGVTLARNLGNLPPNVCHPTYLAEQARSMAAEFTLDCEILERADMEALGMHSLLSVARGSHQPPKLIVLSHRGGKSTEKPLVLVGKGVTFDTGGISLKPGADMDEMKYDMCGAASVLGAMQAAARMALPINLTVIVPATENMPGGNASRPGDIVSSMSGQTIEILNTDAEGRLILCDALTYAERFEPDTVIDVATLTGACVVALGDVASGLFANKDGLARDLLDAGEEAHDRAWHMPLWDDYQDQLKSPFADMANIGGRLAGAVTAACFLSRFTKKFEWAHLDIAGTAWKSGSNKGATGRSVPLLTHYLLQRAGKLN, encoded by the coding sequence GTGGAATTTAGCATAAAAAGCGGTAGCCCGGAAAAACAACGCAGCGCCTGCGTCGTTGTCGGCGTTTTTGAACCGAGAAAGCCGACGCTTTCGGCGGAATTGCTCGACAAAGCTGCCAATGGCTACATTTCCGACATCATCCGGCGCGGTGACATGGAAGGCAAAGCCGGCAGCACCCTGCTCCTGCACAACGTTCCCGGCACACTCTGCGACCGCGTCCTGCTGGTCGGTCTGGGCAAGGAAAAGGATTTCCGCGAGAAGGAATTCATCAACGCGGCACGTCTTGCGATCAAGACACTCAATGAAACCGGCGCTTTTGACGCCACGATCTTCCTGACCGAACTTGCCGTCAAGAAACGCAGCATCGCCTGGCGCGTGCGCCAGACGGCAATGATTGCGCAGGATGTCACCTACAAGTTCGACCAGTTCAAGAGCAAGAAGGACGAAGTCCGCCGCCCCCTGCGCAAACTGACCATCGGCGTCGAACGGCGCAACGAACTGGGTCTCGCCGAAGAAGCCCTCAACCAGGGGCTGGCGATCGCCGAAGGTGTCACCCTGGCCAGAAATCTTGGCAACCTGCCGCCCAATGTCTGCCACCCGACCTATCTGGCCGAACAGGCGCGCAGCATGGCCGCCGAATTCACGCTCGATTGCGAGATTCTCGAACGTGCCGACATGGAAGCCCTGGGCATGCACTCGCTGCTGTCAGTGGCCCGCGGCTCGCATCAACCCCCAAAATTGATCGTGCTCAGCCACAGGGGTGGCAAAAGCACCGAAAAGCCGCTGGTTCTGGTCGGCAAGGGCGTCACTTTTGATACCGGCGGCATTTCGCTGAAACCGGGCGCCGACATGGATGAAATGAAATACGACATGTGCGGTGCAGCCAGCGTGCTCGGCGCGATGCAGGCCGCAGCCCGGATGGCCTTGCCGATCAATCTGACCGTGATCGTTCCCGCCACTGAAAACATGCCCGGCGGCAATGCCAGCCGCCCCGGCGACATCGTCAGCTCGATGTCCGGCCAGACCATCGAGATTCTCAACACCGACGCCGAAGGTCGTCTGATCCTGTGCGATGCCCTGACCTACGCCGAACGTTTCGAACCCGACACCGTGATAGACGTCGCCACCCTGACCGGCGCCTGCGTCGTTGCCCTCGGCGATGTCGCCAGCGGCCTGTTCGCCAACAAGGACGGACTGGCCCGCGACCTGCTCGACGCCGGCGAAGAAGCCCATGACCGCGCCTGGCATATGCCGCTCTGGGATGACTACCAGGATCAGCTGAAAAGCCCGTTTGCCGACATGGCCAACATCGGCGGCCGCCTGGCCGGCGCCGTCACGGCCGCCTGCTTCCTGTCCCGCTTCACCAAGAAATTCGAGTGGGCTCACCTCGATATCGCCGGTACCGCATGGAAGTCTGGCAGCAACAAGGGGGCAACCGGCCGCTCGGTGCCGCTGCTCACGCATTACCTGTTGCAACGCGCCGGCAAACTCAATTGA
- a CDS encoding DNA polymerase III subunit chi, which yields MTQVFFYHGAADRIAAACALLGGAYAKKKPMLVFAPEKEVAGSVDRMLWTHPALGFVPHCRADSPLAAETPILIADSLESIAQDERLMNLSQVIPPGFSRFASLIEVVGQDDADREAARDRVKFYKDRGYEVRYFDLSER from the coding sequence TTGACCCAGGTCTTTTTCTATCACGGCGCGGCGGACAGGATCGCCGCCGCCTGCGCCCTGCTCGGCGGCGCCTATGCCAAGAAAAAGCCGATGCTGGTGTTTGCGCCGGAAAAAGAGGTCGCCGGCAGCGTCGACCGTATGCTGTGGACGCACCCGGCACTCGGCTTCGTTCCGCACTGCCGTGCCGACTCGCCGTTGGCGGCGGAAACGCCGATCCTGATCGCTGACTCGCTGGAGAGCATCGCCCAGGACGAACGCCTGATGAATCTCAGCCAGGTTATTCCGCCCGGATTCTCGCGCTTTGCCAGCCTGATTGAAGTCGTCGGCCAGGATGATGCCGACCGTGAAGCCGCCCGCGACCGCGTCAAGTTCTACAAGGACCGCGGCTACGAAGTGCGTTACTTCGATCTCAGCGAGCGCTAG